The nucleotide window GATTATACAAGTCATACGGCGTGACTCCTGTCAGCACTTCGTAATTCGTTTGTTTACACTCTTGCTGCCCCCCCCTGATACAGCGAGCCAGGAATTCGGCCACGTGTTTGCCCTCATAATAGGCCCCGTGCAGGTAGCCAAAGAACTCCTGGCTGGTGGCTTCACCGGCAAAGAAGACGCTGTCGACATTGGCGCGGAGATTCTGATGTTCTTGCAAACTGGTCGATGGTGGCCAGTACGAGTAGGATCCGTAGGACCTGTAAGGGttagtgctgctgctgttgtccCAGAGTGGCCTAGACATCTCACCAATCTTCCGTAGTCCATCTCGGATAGTATATTTCTTCCAATTCGGAAACCTTATCACCATACATGTGCTCCAGCACCTCAAGGAGCTCCTGCTTCGTCTCTTCGTCTGTCTGAGACTCGACGCGGTAAGAACGCTCTCCGGTCACCGTGGCCACGAGAATGTGAGAATCCTTATACGCCTCAGTGACCTCTAAAGGCTGGAATACTGGGTAGTTGCCGCGAACATGAGGATCTGCCCACAGAAGGAATTGCTTTTTGTCCCAGAAACTGCTCTTGAACTTGAGGAATATCTTGGTGTATGTGCCTATTTCGAAGCCAGCAATGCTCTGACGTTTCCAGAGTGGAAGTGGCGGGTCAAAATTTACTTTTCCTCTCTGCAAAACTCCCAGGGAGAAGGTCACAATGGCATATTTGGCTTTGAAGCATTCCCCGCCGCTAGTCACAGTGACCCCGTCCAAATTGTGCTTGATGTCGGTCACCTTGTGATTGAAGAGAACACGATCTGCATGCTTGTTGAGAACGTCGCTCACATTGTTCCGCAAAGCAGAAACGTATCCGTGATCATCACAGACGAAATAGTCACCCTCTGAGAAGTAATCATAGGTAGCGATCGTGGAGATAGCGCCGAAAACTTCTGAATTCTCCTCTGGCGGCGATGCAGCCTCCTAATCCCAGGCCCACCAGTCGGCCAGCTGTCCGGCTGGATCAGTCTTTGCCGGATCCCAGTGCTTAAGGCGTTGACCGGCCCGGAAGGACCGATCCTGGTGGTTTTTTTTTCAGGATATCGACGGCGTCGATCAACACATCTCCAGTAGCGGTCTCAGCTTTCTTTAGGGCGGCCTGGACAGCATCTCTGCTCTCCTTAGGGAACACGACCCTATCCTCGTTTACGGTTTTACTGAGAGGGCTTTTAGCAAGATTGTTCCTCCGCCTCGGACTGGAATGGTGGTGTGGGAAAGAGGGGGCCGAGGGGGGGGGGTCTTACACATTATCCAGTTTCGCATTATCAACCTACATTAAGTTAGCCATCTCATCAACGACCACACAACCAAGGATCCACCTACCATGGTCCAAATGGGATTAATATTGCCGGTTTCTGGCCCTCCAGGTCCATGAACCTAACTGGTCAACATTGATCCAGCCATTGAAAGAGTTGTTGAATGATACACACCCAGTTGGCGCCAACCTCAATCTTATGCCCAGCAAAATCGCGACTGTAAAGCCGGCCACCAGATTCATCCCTAGCTTCAAGCACTATGAAATCATTGACGCCGTTGTCTAAGAGGGTTTGCTGTTATGGTCAGCTGAATCCAGCACGCGAGATGTAAAGGAACCTACAGCGGCGGTAAGACCGGCTACTCCAGCTCCACTGCATATATGAGTCAATTGTTTATGAGTATCCTGGTATCAGCTTACAGAATCAAGACATCTGTATCCTTGCAAGTAGGCTCAGCAAAAGGCGCAGCATGCGCCGCCAACACTGGCAGTGCcaccgcagcagcaggaacgAATCTCATGGTGTCGGCTGGCTAGATACCACTGTTGAGTCTGTTTTACAGAGCCAGAGGTAGGTAATTTGTCGCTCCTTTTATGTCCGCTTAAGATATTGTTTGGATGTCCTTGCCCGGGAAAGGGATCCGTTGgtatagaagaagaatgtgCAAGGAATGCGGGGGTGTACCTGACGTTGAGCGACTTAGCTCAGGATACACCTGTCTCATGCCAGTCATCGGCTCGTGATAAGAAGAATGGGTGCAAGATGGCCCCTGGGCATAGCTGGCCTTGCTAGGGGTGCTGCTGAGTGTATTGTCAGCTGTGGCATGTCGACAGCTTCCCGGTgaggcagaagcagaggaatCGAAAACACGGAATAAGTCCGTGGAGGCTTTATGAACCATGCCATGCGATGTCCTCATCAATGTAGGACAAAGCTATCCAGATCCAGTCAACTTTCACATATCTTCAAGGGGATGCAAAACATTGGGGTAGATCACTGCACATCCGCGGAGCATACCAGACACAGGATGCAGAGCTGAGAGTGGACATGCCGGATTGTCGGGATAGGTATGCATAACCCCTAACTGCTATGGAACTACCGTTTACAGTAGTTATCGACACGACACTCTTCAGCACCTCCCGTTCTTCAAGCGAATGGGGGGGGGGGCGGATTTGAAAGGTTGCTGGCCATTCATAGTACATTGGGCAGGTGCCAAACAGCAAGCAAGTTTTGCCAAGTGAGACTTCTCACCAAGCCTTGTCAAAATTATAGGGACAGAATTGACTTGAATAGGTGATTTATCTAGACGTATCCGATTAAGTAAGAAGAATACTAATCTTCCAACGACACAACAGACCTAGTCCAGCTCGGAACTATACGACCATAGTCAATTTCCTGGC belongs to Aspergillus luchuensis IFO 4308 DNA, chromosome 3, nearly complete sequence and includes:
- a CDS encoding uncharacterized protein (COG:Q;~EggNog:ENOG410PIQH;~InterPro:IPR001613,IPR036188,IPR002937;~PFAM:PF13450,PF01266;~SECRETED:SignalP(1-18);~go_function: GO:0016491 - oxidoreductase activity [Evidence IEA];~go_process: GO:0055114 - oxidation-reduction process [Evidence IEA]) translates to MRFVPAAAVALPVLAAHAAPFAEPTCKDTDVLILGAGVAGLTAAQTLLDNGVNDFIVLEARDESGGRLYSRDFAGHKIEVGANWVHGPGGPETGNINPIWTMVDNAKLDNVKTVNEDRVVFPKESRDAVQAALKKAETATGDVLIDAVDILKKKPPGSEAASPPEENSEVFGAISTIATYDYFSEGDYFVCDDHGYVSALRNNVSDVLNKHADRVLFNHKVTDIKHNLDGVTVTSGGECFKAKYAIVTFSLGVLQRGKVNFDPPLPLWKRQSIAGFEIGTYTKIFLKFKSSFWDKKQFLLWADPHVRGNYPVFQPLEVTEAYKDSHILVATVTGERSYRVESQTDEETKQELLEVLEHMYGDKVSELEEIYYPRWTTEDWSYGSYSYWPPSTSLQEHQNLRANVDSVFFAGEATSQEFFGYLHGAYYEGKHVAEFLARCIRGGQQECKQTNYEVLTGVTPYDLYNPDNGWYIYNETLGVPGHN